Genomic segment of Planctomycetota bacterium:
CGCTCGGTGACGATCGACGGCCTCGACATCGCCTACCGCGAAGCCGGCCCCGCCGACGCCCCGACCATCCTCCTGCTCCACGGGTTCCCCACCTCGTCGCACATGTTCCGCAACCTGATCCCCATGCTCGCCGACAAGTACCGCGTCATCGCTCCCGACTACCCGGGCTACGGCAACAGCAGCATGCCGTCCGTCGACGAGTTCGACTACTCGTTCGACAACCTCGCGCAGGTTGTCGACAAGTTCACCGGCGCCGTCGGCGCCCGGTCGTTCGTCATGTACGTGCAGGACTACGGCGCGCCCATCGGCTACCGCATCGCCGCGGCCCACCCCGAACGCATCAGGGGCCTCATCGTCCAGAACGGCAACGCCTACGACGAGGGACTCAAGGAGTTCTGGGATCCCTTCAAGGCACACTGGAAGGCCCAGACGCCTCAGAGCACCGCCGCCCTCGCCAAGTTCCTCGAGATCGACGCGACCAGGTGGCAGTACACCCACGGCGTCGGCGATGAATCACGCATCAGCCCCGACACATGGAAGATGGACCAACTCGGGCTCGATCGCCCGGGCAACAAGGACATTCAACTGCGCCTGTTCCTCTCGTACGGCACCAACCCGCCGCTCTACCCCAAGTGGCAGGAGTACTTCCGCACGCACCAGCCGCCCACGCTCATCGTCTGGGGCAAGAACGACTACATCTTCCCGGCCGACGGCGCCGAGCCCTATAAGCGCGACCTCAAGAACATCGACTTCAACCTCCTCGACACGGGGCACTTCGCGCTCGAAGAAAAGGGACCCGAGATCGCCGCAAAGATCAGGGACTTCATGGCGTCGCGTGTGAAGTAGCCCCGCCGCCCGCTCCACACCCCCGCCGCTCGATCTGATCCGTGCGAGCCGAGCGTCCCCGCGCAGGCCCGAGAGATGCACTCTCGGGCCTTGCCGTTTTCGCCGACGTTCGTACAGTGTTCTCCGCGCGGGCGAACAGGCGCCGCGCGCACAGGCCCGGCTCGGAGAGAAGACCCCATGCGCTCCATCGCCGCACTCATCCGACTGTCCCTCGTGTGCCTCGCGGCGATGGCGGCACGGCCCTGCCCGGGCCAGCAGGAGTTCACCCACTCGATCCCCGGCTCCACCGACCTCCGCCCATCGACGTTCTCGCTCTGGATCCCCGACATCCCCGGCGCATCGCCCGTTCGCGGCGTCCTCGCGATCAGCGACTACGAATCCGGCCGCGAGATGTACGACGACGCGCGTTTCAGGGCCTGGGCAACCCAACAACACTTCGCGCTCGTCCGCTTCGATCTCCGCAGCCGCGATGCCACGCTCAACCTCGCCAAGACGCAGCCCGCCGTCGATCGCCTCTTCGACGCCGCCTTGCCGCACTTCGCCGGCGTCGCAGCACGCCCCGAGCTCTCCCAGGTCGGCGTCATCTTCACCGGGCTCTCGCAGGCGGGATGGCAGGCCGTGGCGCTCGCCGACCTCGCCCCCGCCCGGACCATCGCCGTCCTGCCCATCCACGACTCCACCGGCGAGCGCGCGCCCCAGCAGGCGAACGTGACCACGGGCCTCGGTGTCCCGGCGCTCCACCTCGTCGGCCGACACGACAACGTCAACATGGGCACGCTCGACGCGGGAACGCTCTACGCGCAGACCATCGTCAACTTCGTCACCACCAGGCGCGCCGCCGGCGGGCTCGTCTCGTATCTCGTGCGCCCCAGCACCACCCACACGCAATGGGAGGGGAACCAGCCCCACGGGGTGCCGATCATGCTGGATTGGCTCTCCGC
This window contains:
- a CDS encoding alpha/beta hydrolase; the protein is MSARRTRNSLRYLLAVAAVAGTGLLIAAAPSAPEEARQSVAPAQVLPPPVHYRSVTIDGLDIAYREAGPADAPTILLLHGFPTSSHMFRNLIPMLADKYRVIAPDYPGYGNSSMPSVDEFDYSFDNLAQVVDKFTGAVGARSFVMYVQDYGAPIGYRIAAAHPERIRGLIVQNGNAYDEGLKEFWDPFKAHWKAQTPQSTAALAKFLEIDATRWQYTHGVGDESRISPDTWKMDQLGLDRPGNKDIQLRLFLSYGTNPPLYPKWQEYFRTHQPPTLIVWGKNDYIFPADGAEPYKRDLKNIDFNLLDTGHFALEEKGPEIAAKIRDFMASRVK